A window of the Microplitis mediator isolate UGA2020A chromosome 5, iyMicMedi2.1, whole genome shotgun sequence genome harbors these coding sequences:
- the LOC130669097 gene encoding uncharacterized protein LOC130669097 isoform X3 — MSNNNPCMIMTTPVHHKVDSEDKELSENSFIDNCDNELLNDVDLVNGPNPWLPAYGYQIQHQQTYNRPTHEEQSNENCMSQQIDFLETIFEETSEDLQSESDRSDGDQLDSNESECNSMVPDKCRCQNNSSECYCWCKSSSTALIKDNNRWSALPRSLSRSSTSSCSSSLVQFENNERACAAVSPSGYSYDSLEYSNCSNSYFDNTSPDSLEDSENENYNPSKKFQSSNDNVQFYSKIRPYKSFESLDTCDNSQFVDVNSFKQPKFKRDVWEERYSEEKDYCRSTLDNDNNYRHQASMEWTSTIDLREIGLESDAREAVLLNLTRSQLGSFSDSPYAKLNIDHSNNQPSRIMPVEQRGWSNSMSSDYNFRFTNKSRSVPSLPTDLDGLSTDYLTRNLYCNDIYDTSSNTGLSSLKYSENFTRVNSVPVNLNLFGSVDTDSEPLSITYDSMNAEDNYREMADYQPTEMPHYQLNKIISNDNDNCDIIAADKAIAPAPAIETEDNEVNNCLDNYSSSSSSSFTSKPVIDESNNVVKKKTVKIQDRGFDVLTIENNIDAVVDEAIRQLGSKVEEMTNYTDNMEQVMDSIPRTPSTKDRSRRVKNNASYELAQQWEIDDKVFKNSPSSSASGYSSPNTRKRILNNASYELAQQSDYIKALHLTSKPFQRMDACDELNESGFADDKIRSMKSEGNYFENRGGNSSAGDRNQSDNLLSQIKKNSVCFSIYGETGNCIPDDVGPIVEDEVDFSYLETKVIANEPVIREFEYLLAVENDKKIYDKNEEEEKEEVDINSCNYNKNNSNNDDDNEKIMGDIEVKNNSEDLELNEFCISNEMALLVDNSNLKVNGAGMCGGIFAEDNRQNPQRRDRAIEEEEKLPMVLVEESIVKKTKLEVGESNQQEKQEQEQDKHKQQWIGEPKPTQQNVVNSTSVVCNHGLASASNTRSGNSIVGRDLDECGTESEGKKEEVIYEGSDNQPWSKPMLVMLTKSLENVRTDSSTPATTTTPASATATSRQPRAMVTVPPASDATISEDDKNKKSRLGGFLQRFSKFRFSGRSKSPRLDGNKKNKVITDTRSCGTQSANVGKRVAEHNYIIIPLHAPEEEKNNHEKRHHQQQLEILKNTGVADNPQLDASSIGTNGRPPVCMSKPPLPPLQNLRACASTTIRSTSSPEPASTRRRAITDLGNPAIIKMAKARAMQQQQQQPHHHQHHNLNNHQHHQSASQMKDHPGGLLETDLDADIKDVGDINNSSIINDGASTTDKKTRSLLNLTTHTSRQGRENVLLRVPQSPAGFSCDGNTSDHPDYDVTGEHINNNRPHKSMEFLLDKENLDFIKPPENELQKGMAAERVPSEHELRVQRSLQRLNVPDWYKNSPAARDGFRLKRHSDASQHSGWRSLGSKTTSLSSLSSSSNLRQPSRGLLSSPTPQPVFSRWSTSLLNSAGSSPASSIGSSFNYRQPYLGWRSQERLTNPRTPAERLAQGILPQMESKHQQQEHHSHQQQQQQRNNQQLDVRNSIKEVTSAIVHYVQSGQEGTKGGRLSPRFNDDNNDDRSDINYHHRNYEERFASPRGEGIKMCWMESSFVGTRPVDSPETPVSLTADKECSCTGCDATGTTKSCSCVESTTNSGLYLDLAASDASNCPSPSSSYHRDTSQQRYSHHRESMDEDMKEAKTAAMTAAFFRNKPSPGSTTLEDVLDSLLGLPSASSRTPSPGGKPGKSCSDLRQDLQESAKQDATESTEKPIINNERNRDRRKSEGSDIVPLSHRNLSSSRNRRVSFDNTATVDKYLVKCRHNKCNNTTTLVEARRVYKSCHYCMYLYCSRECRRAHWQRHRKTCLHSRVGAICRQVLSSAKDDLATLKHISLLARHGYTAHGRGAVKFFFKSPELADKFIANGFKDLGEPTYVRSSDLLLSEMGTELYAEVMRLCKSYNPETRLVLYVAVCVVNEVPSTDVGGVRWERQLISRCGKIRLDAKPHHHHHHHHHHHHQQQQQQQQHRHHQQQQQQQQQHQQQQQHQQQRQENVVKESLSSSPACNITREMESPETLVLTSLPQSNNKGEKESTPKKIREIGFGNIQRQLRLRGVSLRRHFPQVYKKLCSYVDGSVDKFAPVTIYPIDQASGKSFMCIIMLDAEPERLRLLPTDSSRVKTIDISAIEQE; from the exons atgagtAATAACAATCCATGTATGATAATGACGACACCGGTACATCATAAAGTCGACAGCGAAGACAAGGAGCTCTCTGAGAATTCATTTATTGACAACTGCGACAATGAATTGCTCAATGATGTAGATCTTGTTAATGGACCGAACCCCTGGCTCCCAGCGTACGGGTATCAGATACAGCATCAGCAGACGTACAATCGGCCTACACATGAGGAACAGTCTAATg aaaattgtATGAGTCAGCAAATTGATTTCCTGGAGACGATATTCGAGGAAACGTCGGAAGATCTTCAAAGCGAATCTGATAGAAGTGACG ggGATCAATTAGATAGCAATGAGAGTGAGTGTAATTCCATGGTGCCAGATAAATGTCGCTGTCAAAATAACTCGAGCGAGTGTTATTGCTGGTGTAAATCATCATCGACAGCTTTAATAAAAGACAACAATCGTTGGTCGGCGTTGCCTCGATCGCTGTCAAGATCCTCAACGTCATCATGCTCGTCGTCACTCGTACAATTCGAAAATAACGAACGAGCTTGTGCAGCTGTTTCGCCCTCAGGGTACAGCTACGACTCTCTCGAGTACTCAAACTGttcaaattcatattttgataaCACGTCCCCAGACAGTTTGGAGGATTCAGAGAACGAAAATTATAATCCGTCGAAAAAATTCCAGTCGAGCAACGATAACgtacaattttattcgaaGATCCGTCCGTACAAAAGCTTCGAAAGTTTGGATACTTGTGATAATAGTCAATTTGTTGATGTCAATAGTTTTAAACAGCCGAAATTTAAAAG AGATGTTTGGGAAGAGCGATACAGTGAAGAGAAAGATTATTGCCGCAGTACTttagataatgataataattatcgtcATCAAGCGAGCATGGAGTGGACAAGTACGATAGACTTGCGTGAAATCGGTTTAGAATCCGACGCTCGTGAAGCCGTGCTGCTAAATCTTACTCGTTCACAACTTGGCTCCTTCTCGGATTCACCTTATGCTAAGCTAAATATAGATCACAGCAACAACCAACCGTCGAGAATTATGCCCGTTGAACAACGAGGGTGGAGCAACTCGATGTCGTCCGATTATAATTTTAGATTCACCAACAAATCCCGTAGTGTACCCAGTCTACCAACAGACTTGGACGGGTTGTCAACTGACTATTTAACTCGTAATTTATACTGTAATGATATTTATGATACGTCAAGTAATACTGGACTATCATCATTAAAATACTCGGAAAATTTTACACGGGTTAATAGTGTGCCAGTGAATCTCAATTTGTTTGGTTCTGTTGATACTGATAGTGAGCCACTATCAATAACGTATGATTCGATGAATGCTGAGGATAATTATCGTGAAATGGCCGACTACCAACCCACCGAAATGCCACATTACCAGTTGAacaaaatcatttcaaatgaTAACGATAATTGTGACATAATAGCTGCTGATAAAGCGATAGCGCCAGCGCCAGCGATAGAAACTGAAGACAATGAAGTGAATAATTGTCTTGATAATTATTCGTCATCGTCATCCTCGTCATTTACTTCAAAGCCAGTAATTGACGAAAGTAATAATGTCGTTAagaaaaaaacagttaaaatTCAAGACCGCGGATTTGATGTACTgactattgaaaataatattgatgCAGTTGTTGATGAAGCGATCCGTCAGCTTGGAAGTAAAGTCGAGGAAATGACAAATTACACAGATAATATGGAGCAAGTTATGGATAGCATTCCAAGAACTCCCTCTACCAAAGATCGCTCAAGACGAGTCAAAAATAATGCCAGTTATGAATTAGCACAGCAGTGGGAAATTGATgacaaagtatttaaaaattcacccTCGTCTTCAGCATCAGGTTATTCATCGCCTAATACACGTAAACGAATTTTGAATAATGCTAGCTACGAATTGGCTCAGCAGTCTGATTATATAAAAGCCCTTCATTTGACCTCTAAGCCCTTTCAACGAATGGATGCTTGCGACGAATTAAACGAATCTGGTTTTGCTGATGATAAAATTCGATCAATGAAAAGTGAaggtaattattttgaaaatcgtgGCGGTAATTCGTCGGCTGGTGACAGGAACCAATcggataatttattaagtcagataaaaaaaaactctgtttgtttttcaatttatggAGAAACTGGTAATTGTATTCCTGATGATGTGGGACCTATTGTAGAAGATGAAGtagatttttcttatttaGAAACTAAAGTCATCGCAAATGAGCCTGTTATTAgagaatttgaatatttattggctgttgaaaatgataaaaaaatttatgataaaaatgaagaagaagaaaaagaagaagttGATATTAAtagttgtaattataataaaaataatagtaataatgatgatgataatgaaaaaataatgggtgatattgaagttaaaaataatagtgaGGATCTAGAATTGAATGAGTTTTGTATCAGTAATGAGATGGCGCTGTTAGTTGACAATAGTAACTTGAAAGTGAATGGAGCAGGTATGTGCGGTGGGATATTTGCAGAGGATAATCGGCAAAACCCCCAGCGGCGAGACCGAGCGATTGAGGAAGAAGAGAAATTGCCTATGGTATTGGTAGAAGAAAGCATTGTAAAGAAAACTAAGCTTGAGGTGGGAGAAAGTAACCAACAGGAGAAGCAGGAGCAGGAGCAGGACAAACATAAGCAGCAATGGATTGGCGAACCCAAGCCTACTCAACAGAACGTCGTTAATTCCACATCTGTAGTGTGTAATCATGGTTTAGCTTCAGCGTCGAATACACGATCTGGTAATTCAATAGTTGGGCGCGACCTCGACGAGTGTGGGACGGAGAGTGAGGGAAAAAAGGAGGAAGTTATTTATGAAGGGAGCGATAACCAGCCGTGGAGCAAACCGATGTTAGTTATGTTGACGAAGAGCTTGGAGAACGTGCGTACAGATTCTTCGACTCCCGCGACAACAACAACACCAGCATCAGCAACAGCAACATCAAGACAACCAAGAGCTATGGTGACAGTACCGCCAGCAAGTGACGCTACGATAAGtgaagatgataaaaataaaaagagtcGACTCGGTGGTTTCTTGCaacgtttttcaaaattccgtTTCAGTGGGCGTTCTAAAAGTCCACGGTTGgatggcaataaaaaaaataaagtaataacaGATACGCGGTCATGTGGTACGCAATCGGCAAATGTGGGCAAAAGAGTCGCTGAAcacaattatattataataccGTTACATGCACCAGaggaagagaaaaataatcatgAAAAGAGACACCACCAGCAACAActcgaaattttaaaaaacactgGCGTCGCTGATAATCCTCAACTAGACGCATCGTCTATTGG cACAAATGGAAGGCCGCCAGTGTGTATGAGCAAACCACCTTTGCCGCCGCTCCAGAATCTTCGCGCGTGTGCATCAACAACGATACGAAGTACGTCGTCTCCAGAGCCAGCGAGTACGCGCCGGCGCGCGATAACAGATTTAGGAAACCCGGCTATTATCAAAATGGCGAAAGCTCGTGCAatgcagcagcagcagcagcaacctcatcatcatcagcaCCACAATTTAAACAATCATCAGCACCACCAGTCAGCCAGCCAAATGAAAGACCATCCAGGCGGATTGCTCGAGACGGACCTCGACGCAGATATCAAAGACGTCggtgatataaataatagcagTATTATCAACGACGGTGCTTCCACGACTGACAAAAAGACTCGCAGTCTACTCAACCTTACAACTCATACGTCGCGTCAAGGCCGCGAGAACGTACTGTTGCGCGTACCTCAGTCGCCAGCAGGATTCAGTTGCGACGGAAACACGAGTGACCATCCTGACTACGACGTCACTGGTGAACACATCAACAATAATCGTCCTCACAAATCCATGGAGTTCCTCCTTGATAAGGAGAATTTAGACTTCATCAAG CCACCAGAAAATGAACTCCAGAAAGGAATGGCAGCTGAACGGGTACCTAGTGAACACGAGCTAAGGGTGCAGAGATCATTGCAACGATTAAATGTCCCCGATTGGTACAAAAATTCACCAGCAGCTCGGGATGGATTTCGGTTAAAACGACATTCAGATGCATCTCAACACAGCGGATGGCGGTCACTTGGTTCTAAAACCACATCGTTATCTTCCCTTTCGTCGTCTTCCAATCTCCGGCAACCCAGCAGAG GACTGCTTTCGAGTCCAACGCCGCAGCCGGTGTTCTCTCGATGGAGCACGAGTTTACTAAACAGCGCTGGTAGCTCACCGGCCAGCTCAATAGGCTCGTCATTCAATTATCGGCAACCTTACCTCGGATGGCGGTCCCAAGAACGTCTAACGAACCCACGAACGCCTGCCGAACGACTTGCTCAGGGCATCCTTCCTCAGATGGAATCAAAGCACCAGCAACAAGAGCACCACAGCCAccaacagcaacagcaacaacgAAATAACCAACAGCTGGATGTAAGGAACTCGATAAAAGAAGTAACCTCAGCTATAGTTCACTATGTACAAAGTGGTCAGGAAGGAACTAAAGGTGGACGGCTTTCTCCTCGATTTAACGACGATAACAACGATGACAgaagtgatattaattatcatcatcGAAATTACGAGGAGAGATTCGCCAGTCCCAGAG gtGAAGGCATTAAAATGTGCTGGATGGAGAGCTCGTTTGTCGGAACACGACCAGTAGACTCACCGGAAACGCCGGTGAGTTTGACAGCAGACAAAGAGTGTAGTTGTACGGGATGTGATGCCACGGGAACAACAAAATCGTGCAGCTGTGTAGAATCAACCACTAATTCAGGACTTTATCTGGATTTGGCGGCAAGTGACGCGAGTAACTGCCCGTCTCCCTCCTCAAGTTATCATCGGGATACGTCGCAACAACGATACAGTCATCATCGTG AATCGATGGACGAAGACATGAAAGAAGCAAAGACCGCAGCAATGACCGCGGCATTTTTCCGAAACAAACCGAGTCCTGGATCGACGACCCTCGAGGACGTACTCGATTCCTTGCTGGGTTTGCCATCAGCCTCATCTCGGACGCCGAGTCCTGGAGGGAAACCCGGAAAAAGTTGCAGTGATTTACGTCAAGACCTCCAAG AGTCCGCTAAACAGGATGCAACAGAGTCTACGGAGAAGCCGATTATAAATAACGAACGTAATAGAGATCGCCGTAAGAGTGAGGGCAGTGATATTGTGCCATTATCTCATCgtaatttatcatcatcacGTAATCGTCGTGTTTCATTTGATAATACTGCGACTGTTGATAAATACCTGGTTAAATGCCGTCATAATAAGTGTAATAATACAACGACACTGGTTGAGGCACGTAGAGTATACAAGAGTTGTCATTATTGTATGTATTTATACTGTTCGAGAGAATGTAGACGTGCACACTGGCAACGTCATCGTAAAACGTGTTTACACTCACGTGTAGGTGCTATTTGTCGGCAAGTATTATCAAGTGCTAAAGATGATTTAGCTACGCTTAAACACATTTCTCTGTTGGCAAGACATGGGTACACAGCCCATGGTCGTGgtgcagttaaattttttttcaaaagtccCGAGTTGGCGGATAAATTTATAGCCAATGGTTTTAAAGATTTAGGAGAGCCCACTTATGTGCGTTCTTCAGATCTTTTGCTCAGTGAAATGGGCACCGAACTTTATGCTGAAGTTATGCGGCTTTGTAAATCTTATAATCCTGAAACTAGATTGGTACTTTATGTTGCGGTTTGTGTTGTTAATGAAGTTCCGTCAACTGATGTCGGTGGTGTCAGATGGGAACGTCAATTAATTTCACGTTGTGGTAAAATACGTTTGGATGCTAAACcacatcatcatcaccatcaccaccatcatcatcatcatcagcagcagcaacagcaacagcaacatcgtcatcatcagcagcagcagcagcagcagcagcaacaccagcagcaacagcagcatCAGCAACAACGTCAAGAAAATGTTGTAAAAgaatcattatcatcatcaccaGCATGTAACATTACCCGTGAAATGGAATCACCAGAAACTCTTGTATTGACATCATTACCACAATCGAATAATAAGGGAGAGAAAGAAAGTACACCGAAAAAAATACGCGAAATCGGTTTTGGCAACATCCAGCGGCAATTAAGATTACGTGGAGTATCTTTAAGGAGACACTTTCCTCAGgtttataaaaagttatgCTCCTATGTCGATGGATCCGTAGATAAGTTTGCACCTGTTACGATTTATCCGATAGACCAGGCCTCTGGAAAGAGTTTTATGTGCATTATTATGCTTGATGCTGAACCCGAAAGATTAAGGCTTTTGCCGACTGACTCGTCACGGGTGAAAACTATTGATATTAGTGCCATTGAACAGGAGTAA